In Stigmatopora nigra isolate UIUO_SnigA chromosome 18, RoL_Snig_1.1, whole genome shotgun sequence, one genomic interval encodes:
- the LOC144211790 gene encoding uncharacterized protein LOC144211790 has translation MLLGTATEAAAPLRACVVAQAQSQDFQEFSPTCHSRRCPPDGVGTEKAGKEDSHVAAGPDGSPWSDFAPTSPCHVIPPPRQFMDSATSSDDDDDDLAGHGWGPSESRATARSASDTSSSSNQAKLLSAPWPSGKDEWLCPAVPPVCSCRHRHRPANWGVAHRGRKRATLKLAWTAASHPGSGGARVRHQMDGCGKGLLAAASAAVRWVSPWRTAAADEDSDAGRADPPARGRESPPASLRDESDPDIYVGEEGDRLAHRGRGDSWDRHYEGDCEDDDDGEDDDGEDDDGKNLDRGHGDKEDEEADEEADEEADAKEASKLYLRALLDVFPLLRRGLQSGRGGREAPLSDLPEDAARLSPEPRDHPPSCFGSSSQASSKDSDCSSDDDDAAASSSTSSADDNLPRAGLGRARRGPGASETAKAKFR, from the exons ATGCTGCTGGGGACGGCGACAGAAGCCGCGGCACCTTTGAGGGCGTGCGTGGTGGCTCAGGCCCAAA GCCAAGACTTCCAAGAGTTCAGCCCCACTTGCCACTCGCGCCGGTGTCCCCCGGACGGCGTCGG GACGGAAAAGGCCGGGAAAGAAGACTCTCACGTCGCCGCCGGTCCCGACGGCTCGCCGTGGTCCGACTTTGCGCCCACGTCACCGTGCCACGTCATCCCCCCGCCCCGTCAGTTTATGGACAGCGCGACGTCgtcggacgacgacgacgacgacttgGCCGGCCATGGATGGGGGCCGAGCGAGAGCCGAGCCACGGCGCGGTCCGCTTCGGACACCTCGTCTTCGTCGAACCAAGCCAAACTCCTTTCCGCCCCTTGGCCGTCTGGCAAAGACGAGTGGCTCTGTCCGGCGGTACCCCCCGTCTGCAGttgccgccaccgccaccgcccgGCAAACTGGGGGGTGGCGCACCGTGGCCGGAAAAGGGCGACACTCAAATTGGCATGGA CCGCAGCGAGCCATCCCGGCAGCGGCGGCGCCCGGGTGCGCCACCAAATGGACGGGTGCGGTAAGGGCCTCCTCGCCGCCGCATCTGCCGCCGTGCGCTGGGTGAGCCCCTGGAGGACGGCGGCGGCAGACGAGGACTCGGACGCGGGACGGGCCGACCCGCCGGCCCGGGGGCGGGAGAGCCCCCCCGCGTCTCTGCGGGACGAGTCGGACCCGGACATCTACGTGGGAGAGGAGGGCGACCGCCTGGCCCACCGTGGCCGGGGCGACTCCTGGGACCGACATTACGAGGGCGACtgcgaggacgacgacgacggcgaggACGACGACGGCGAGGACGACGACGGCAAAAACCTCGACCGGGGGCACGGAGACAAAGAGGACGAGGAGGCCGACGAGGAGGCCGACGAGGAGGCCGACGCAAAAGAAGCCTCAAAGCTTTACCTCCGAGCTCTGCTGGATGTCTTCCCCCTGTTACGGAGAGGCCTGCAGTCCGGACGGGGGGGCCGGGAGGCCCCCCTGTCCGACCTACCGGAAG ATGCGGCCCGCCTGAGCCCGGAGCCGCGAGACCACCCCCCCTCCTGCTTCGGCAGCTCCTCGCAGGCCTCGTCAAAG GACTCGGATTGTTCAtcggacgacgacgacgccgccgcctcctcctccacctcctcggCGGACGACAATTTGCCACGGGCGGGGCTCGGCCGTGCCCGCCGTGGACCTGGCGCGTCCGAGACGGCAAAGGCCAAGTTCCGGTGA
- the LOC144211794 gene encoding ADP-ribosylation factor 1-like gives MGNMFTTVFKGLFGKKEMRILMVGLDAAGKTTILYKLKLGEIVTTIPTIGFNVETVEYKNISFTVWDVGGQDKIRPLWRHYFQNTQGLIFVVDSNDRERVNEAREELSRMLSEDELREAVLLVFANKQDLPNAMNAAEITDKLGLHSLRQRSWYIQATCATSGDGLYEGLDWLSNQLRNQK, from the exons ATGGGGAATATGTTCACCACCGTTTTCAAGGGCCTTTTTGGCAAGAAGGAGATGAGGATCCTGATGGTGGGTCTGGACGCCGCGGGGAAGACCACCATCCTCTACAAGCTCAAGCTGGGAGAAATAGTCACCACCATTCCCACTATCG GTTTTAACGTGGAGACGGTGGAATACAAGAACATCAGTTTCACCGTTTGGGATGTGGGCGGTCAGGACAAAATCAGGCCGCTGTGGCGCCACTACTTCCAGAACACTCAAG GTCTCATCTTCGTGGTGGACAGCAACGACCGGGAGCGAGTCAACGAGGCGCGAGAGGAGCTCTCCAGAATGCTGTCGGAGGACGAGCTGCGAGAAGCCGTTCTCCTGGTCTTTGCCAACAAACAG GACCTGCCCAACGCCATGAACGCGGCGGAGATCACGGACAAGCTGGGCCTTCACTCCCTGCGTCAGCGCAGCTGGTACATCCAGGCCACGTGCGCCACCAGCGGCGACGGCCTGTACGAGGGCCTGGACTGGCTGTCCAATCAGCTGAGGAACCAGAAATGA